In Helianthus annuus cultivar XRQ/B chromosome 3, HanXRQr2.0-SUNRISE, whole genome shotgun sequence, a single window of DNA contains:
- the LOC110931031 gene encoding dnaJ protein homolog 2 — translation MFGRAPKKSDSSKYYEILGVPQTATQDELKKAYRKSAIKNHPDKGGDPEKFKELSQAYEVLSDPEKREIYDEYGEDALKEGMGGGGSSSGNPFDVFEQFFGGGFGGGFGGGGSSRTRKKHGEDVKQVLKVSLEDVYNGTTKKLSLSRNILCKKCKGKGSKSGASSRCYGCQGSGMRVSTRQIAPGMIQQTQHVCPECRGSGESINERDRCQQCKGKKVTQEKKVLEVNVEKGMQNGQKIVFEGQADEAPDTVTGDIVFILQLKEHPKFKRKQDDLYVERNVSLSEALCGFQFVLTHLDGRQLLVKTNPGEIIKPDSYKGINDEGMPQWQRPFMKGKLVIHFNVTFPETGVLTPEQCKVLKTILPSGGASASLSDMAMDDCEETILHDVNMEEEMRRREYQRQQEAYIEEDDDEPGMPRVGCNQQ, via the exons ATGTTTGGGCGTGCTCCTAAGAAAAGTGACAGTTCAAAGTACTACGAAATTCTTGGTGTTCCTCAAACCGCAACTCAAGATGAACTAAAGAAAGCATACCGAAAATCTGCCATAAAGAATCATCCTGACAAAGGTGGAGACCCTGAGAAG TTCAAAGAATTATCTCAAGCATATGAAGTTCTTAGTGATCCGGAAAAACGAGAAATTTACGATGAATACGGTGAAGATGCTTTGAAAGAGGGCATGGGAGGGGGCGGTAGCTCTTCTGGGAACCCATTCGACGTTTTTGAGCAGTTTTTCGGTGGTGGTTTTGGAGGTGGTTTTGGTG GTGGTGGAAGTTCCAGAACCAGGAAGAAACACGGAGAAGATGTAAAACAAGTTCTTAAGGTCTCTTTAGAGGATGTTTATAATGGCACCACCAAGAAACTCTCTCTGTCGAGGAATATATTGTGCAAGAAATGTAAAGG GAAAGGTTCAAAGAGCGGTGCTTCATCGAGATGTTACGGATGCCAAGGTTCTGGGATGCGGGTCTCAACCCGACAAATCGCCCCGGGAATGATCCAACAAACGCAGCATGTGTGTCCCGAATGTAGAGGATCTG GTGAATCGATTAATGAGAGAGACCGATGCCAACAGTGCAAAGGAAAGAAGGTTACACAGGAGAAGAAAGTGCTCGAAGTTAACGTAGAAAAGGGAATGCAAAATGGTCAAAAAATTGTGTTTGAAGGTCAAGCGGATGAAGCT CCCGATACTGTTACAGGAGATATCGTTTTCATATTGCAATTGAAAGAACACCCTAAGTTCAAAAGAAAACAAGACGATCTTTATGTGGAACGTAATGTCAGTTTAAGTGAAGCTCTTTGCGGGTTTCAGTTCGTTCTTACTCATCTTGACGGCAGACAACTTCTCGTTAAAACAAACCCCGGAGAAATCATCAAACCTG ATTCATACAAAGGGATCAACGACGAGGGAATGCCGCAGTGGCAGAGGCCGTTCATGAAGGGGAAGCTCGTAATCCATTTCAACGTAACGTTTCCCGAAACAGGGGTTTTGACACCTGAACAATGCAAGGTTCtaaagaccattttaccctctGGTGGGGCCAGCGCTAGTTTATCTGACATGGCGATGGATGACTGTGAAGAAACCATTTTACATGATGTAAACATGGAAGAAGAAATGAGGAGGAGAGAGTATCAGAGACAACAGGAAGCTTatattgaagaagatgatgatgaacccGGAATGCCGCGTGTGGGTTGTAACCAGCAGTAA